A genomic region of Raphanus sativus cultivar WK10039 chromosome 6, ASM80110v3, whole genome shotgun sequence contains the following coding sequences:
- the LOC108839089 gene encoding 40S ribosomal protein S12-2 produces MSGDEAAAPVVVPPVAEPAAIPEDMDLLTALELTLRKARAHGGVVRGLHESAKLIEKRVAQLCVLAEDCNQPDYVKLVKALCADHSINLLTVPSAKTLGEWAGLCKIDSEGNARKVVGCSCLVVKDYGEDTTALNIVKKHIESN; encoded by the exons ATGTCAGG tGATGAGGCTGCTGCTCCCGTTGTTGTTCCTCCCGTTGCTGAGCCAGCGGCAATCCCAGAGGACATGGACCTGTtgactgcattggagttgactCTAAGGAAAGCTCGTGCTCATGGCGGTGTTGTCCGTGGTCTCCATGAGAGCGCTAAGCTTATTGAGAAGCGTGTTGCTCAGCTCTGTGTCTTGGCTGAAGACTGCAACCAGCCTGACTACGTCAAGCTTGTTAAGGCTCTCTGCGCTGATCACAGCATCAACTTGCTTACTGTTCCAAGCGCCAAGACCCTCGGCGAGTGGGCTGGT CTCTGCAAGATTGACTCTGAGGGTAATGCCAGGAAGGTTGTTGGTTGCTCATGCCTTGTAGTCAAG GACTACGGTGAGGATACAACTGCCCTCAATATCGTCAAGAAGCACATTGAATCTAACTAA
- the LOC130496355 gene encoding probable inactive beta-glucosidase 25 isoform X2, with the protein MKQRSRRDPSEISTEPIDDKPATAKYPVCADGLRKVLKYIKEYNKYREIMVTENGYKETLGEKDVLPDALSDSNRKYYHETSHGITWSSLLW; encoded by the exons atgaaaCAAAGATCAAGAAGAGATCCATCTGAAATATCAACTGAACCGATAGACGATAAG CCGGCTACTGCCAAATATCCAGTGTGTGCTGATGGATTAAGAAAAGTTTTGAAATACATCAAAGAGTACAATAAGTACCGAGAGATCATGGTCACTGAGAATG GGTACAAGGAGACACTTGGAGAGAAAGATGTACTGCCGGATGCGCTTAGCGACAGTAACAGGAAGTATTACCATGAGACATCTCATGGCATTACATGGAGCAGTCTG CTATGGTAG
- the LOC130496355 gene encoding probable inactive beta-glucosidase 25 isoform X1 — MKQRSRRDPSEISTEPIDDKPATAKYPVCADGLRKVLKYIKEYNKYREIMVTENGYKETLGEKDVLPDALSDSNRKYYHETSHGITWSSLGGNDYPGDDMSGAQSVTRSSLMSSRMVFH; from the exons atgaaaCAAAGATCAAGAAGAGATCCATCTGAAATATCAACTGAACCGATAGACGATAAG CCGGCTACTGCCAAATATCCAGTGTGTGCTGATGGATTAAGAAAAGTTTTGAAATACATCAAAGAGTACAATAAGTACCGAGAGATCATGGTCACTGAGAATG GGTACAAGGAGACACTTGGAGAGAAAGATGTACTGCCGGATGCGCTTAGCGACAGTAACAGGAAGTATTACCATGAGACATCTCATGGCATTACATGGAGCAGTCTG GGAGGTAATGACTATCCGGGGGATGACATGTCCGGCGCTCAGAGTGTTACGAGAAGCTCTCTAATGTCGTCCAGAATGGTGTTCCATTGA